A DNA window from Chiloscyllium plagiosum isolate BGI_BamShark_2017 chromosome 9, ASM401019v2, whole genome shotgun sequence contains the following coding sequences:
- the sf3b5 gene encoding splicing factor 3B subunit 5, producing MTDRYNIHSQLEHLQSKYIGTGHADTTKWEWLVNQHRDSYASYMGHFDLLNYFAVAENETKARVRFNLMEKMLQPCGPPPDKPEEA from the coding sequence ATGACTGACCGTTACAACATCCACAGCCAGCTGGAGCATCTCCAGTCCAAGTACATCGGAACCGGGCACGCCGACACCACCAAGTGGGAGTGGCTCGTCAACCAGCACCGCGACTCGTACGCCTCGTACATGGGCCACTTCGACCTCCTCAACTACTTCGCCGTGGCCGAGAACGAAACCAAGGCCCGGGTCCGCTTCAACCTCATGGAGAAGATGCTGCAGCCGTGCGGGCCCCCGCCCGACAAGCCCGAGGAGGCCTGA